A single genomic interval of Bradyrhizobium japonicum USDA 6 harbors:
- a CDS encoding Eco57I restriction-modification methylase domain-containing protein, translating to MSDLGHHGEWLSLLDVSGPFLAEPVLELALPQGLQGLDPTLKKEVRQAYDEWREALDFEDADFSKLHGAWISFVLERVLGFGAEFLVSGEKLGEAYRYLVPENGIALTPDLSVTDGRGKSLLLVRKYDAQTSLNEVASSDGWAAGPAERMIELCRGTGIRLGLVTNGEQWSLIDAPVGAVTSIASWYARLWSQEPLTLQAFAELLGIRRFFSGADAELTTLLDKSLTLQDEVTDALGEQVRRAVEVLVQSLDRADQDRNRELLKDVSPEELYEAGLTIMMRIVFLLSAEERGLLLLGDRQYEDNYAVSTLRAQLRLEPDEVQERRWDAWSRLLSLFRAVFAGVDHGSMRMPALGGSLFDPDRFPFLEGRSKGSNWKTDAAVPLPIDNRTVLLLLDAVQLFQGRTLSYLALNVEQIGYVYEGLLERTVVRAKETTLDLSATKNAKAPWVALSELDDAAAKKPGAVETLLKERTGSSASRIRNDLARKANETEAGKLLAACDGDVSLRDRIKPYFHLLRTDSWGYPLVYPSGTFMVASGSDRRETGTHYTPKSFTEAIVRSTLEPLVYVGPSDGVPRNEWRLKPPDELLDLKVCDPAMGSGAFLVQVCRYLADRVVEAWAEVEKVGNAITADGEVKDDIEALEPLSKGVDERSLVAKRLIAERCLYGVDMNPLAVELAKLSIWLVTLAKGRPFGFLDHNLRVGDSLFGVFGREQLEYLALDTTTTTTKQLFAHRLDAAIDAAIQIRLHLRSQPIRDITDILVMEGLNKESQELLRSSSVIADALLCEYLETRGRPNLASLAIAADAYLTHQDSDLSDGLLKRIRKSFAKMIPNQSRKFRPFHWLLEFPEVFARDNPGFDAMVGNPPFMGNKFWKEKLGEGFQTHAELVLGTRPGKVDLCVLFHRRAVDCVRERGTYGLIATDNIAEGSALTVGLSAIVKAGDIFFSRKGMAWPGTAAVSVSIICFFKGAFRSQKLANGISCDLIGPRLHPVEENNKEPRALDEALFSFAGIDNSKGLAFLIDKASDWFVELDDENGSRLVPYISGEDITTMALQSTQRWALDLEDRSLEEIEAEFPKAFSFLMQVVKPTRTATLLKSYKGLLDRWWQFWNTRADLMRRIRKTERCVVFSKNTTFPFCMLAPTRWIYTNKVVLIGLERGDELAICLSSFFRSWLEAYSGGRLRGWLTISINESIAKFPLPIHRVSKTAVDAAEKFNELLVDWAKRNGVGLTAAIGALHSEDCVDEQIGRLRELLSTIDNAVAEAFEWTDIDLTKTFFPSDDPTTSVPTKYDISRDAKAVCLDRLLALNLSQERAA from the coding sequence GTGAGCGACCTTGGACACCACGGCGAATGGCTGTCCTTGTTGGACGTCTCGGGCCCGTTTCTAGCGGAGCCGGTCCTGGAGCTAGCGCTTCCGCAAGGCCTACAGGGCCTCGATCCCACGCTCAAAAAAGAAGTCCGGCAAGCTTACGACGAATGGCGCGAGGCCCTCGATTTCGAGGACGCGGACTTCTCGAAGCTTCACGGCGCGTGGATTTCCTTCGTCTTGGAGCGCGTGCTGGGATTCGGAGCGGAATTTCTCGTATCGGGTGAAAAGCTCGGCGAGGCGTACCGATACCTCGTTCCGGAGAACGGGATTGCTCTCACCCCCGACCTCTCGGTCACTGACGGCAGGGGCAAATCTCTCCTATTGGTAAGGAAGTACGATGCGCAAACATCGCTGAACGAGGTCGCTTCGTCCGACGGCTGGGCCGCCGGTCCCGCCGAACGCATGATCGAGCTGTGCCGCGGCACCGGCATACGGCTTGGCCTCGTCACGAATGGCGAACAGTGGAGCTTGATCGACGCTCCCGTCGGCGCCGTTACCTCAATCGCGAGCTGGTACGCGCGGCTATGGTCGCAGGAGCCCCTGACCTTGCAGGCGTTCGCTGAGTTACTCGGCATAAGGCGGTTTTTCAGCGGAGCGGACGCCGAACTCACGACCTTGCTCGACAAATCTTTGACCCTCCAAGACGAAGTTACGGACGCGCTGGGCGAGCAGGTCCGTCGCGCGGTCGAGGTTCTCGTGCAATCTCTCGACCGCGCCGATCAAGATCGCAACCGGGAGCTTTTGAAGGACGTTTCCCCGGAAGAGCTGTACGAGGCTGGTCTGACGATCATGATGCGGATCGTGTTCCTTCTTTCGGCCGAGGAACGCGGTCTTCTCTTGCTCGGTGACCGTCAATACGAGGACAATTACGCCGTCTCCACGCTTCGTGCACAACTGAGGTTGGAGCCGGACGAGGTTCAGGAGCGCCGCTGGGATGCATGGTCGCGCTTGTTGTCGTTGTTTCGAGCGGTGTTCGCAGGTGTCGATCATGGATCGATGCGAATGCCAGCACTCGGCGGATCTTTGTTCGATCCCGATCGGTTTCCGTTCTTGGAAGGACGCTCCAAAGGATCGAATTGGAAGACCGATGCGGCGGTACCGCTGCCCATAGACAACCGCACGGTTTTGCTTTTGCTCGATGCCGTTCAGCTCTTTCAGGGGCGGACGCTGTCCTATCTGGCGCTCAATGTCGAACAGATCGGCTACGTGTATGAAGGCTTGCTGGAGCGCACGGTCGTTCGCGCGAAGGAAACCACCCTCGACCTGAGCGCGACCAAGAATGCGAAGGCGCCCTGGGTTGCTCTCTCCGAATTGGACGACGCTGCGGCGAAGAAACCCGGTGCGGTCGAGACGTTGTTGAAAGAAAGAACGGGCAGCTCGGCCAGTCGTATTCGCAACGACCTCGCGAGAAAGGCTAACGAAACCGAGGCCGGAAAACTGTTGGCTGCCTGCGACGGTGACGTCAGCTTACGCGATCGAATAAAGCCTTACTTCCATCTACTGCGCACGGACAGTTGGGGTTACCCGCTCGTCTATCCGAGCGGTACCTTCATGGTGGCCAGCGGCTCGGATCGCAGGGAAACGGGAACGCACTATACCCCGAAATCCTTCACCGAGGCGATCGTGCGGTCGACGCTGGAGCCGCTTGTTTATGTCGGGCCCTCCGATGGTGTACCTCGGAACGAATGGCGGCTAAAGCCTCCTGACGAGTTGCTGGATCTGAAGGTATGTGACCCTGCGATGGGTTCCGGAGCCTTTCTCGTTCAAGTATGTCGCTATCTCGCCGACCGCGTCGTCGAAGCGTGGGCCGAAGTCGAAAAAGTCGGGAATGCGATTACAGCTGACGGTGAGGTGAAAGACGACATAGAGGCTCTTGAGCCTCTCTCGAAAGGCGTCGATGAACGGTCGTTAGTTGCCAAAAGACTCATCGCAGAACGATGCCTATACGGTGTCGACATGAACCCTCTTGCCGTCGAACTCGCCAAATTGTCGATTTGGCTTGTCACTTTGGCAAAGGGCCGACCTTTCGGTTTTCTCGATCATAATCTTCGGGTCGGCGATAGCTTATTCGGTGTCTTCGGAAGGGAGCAGCTGGAATACCTTGCGTTGGACACAACTACGACGACTACTAAGCAGCTATTCGCACACCGACTGGACGCAGCGATTGACGCCGCCATTCAGATCAGACTTCACCTGAGAAGCCAGCCGATACGAGACATCACAGACATATTGGTAATGGAGGGACTGAATAAGGAGTCGCAAGAGCTACTACGCTCGTCAAGCGTTATCGCGGACGCCTTGCTATGTGAATACCTTGAAACACGTGGTCGCCCTAACCTGGCATCCCTGGCGATAGCGGCGGACGCCTACCTGACGCACCAGGACTCCGACCTTTCGGACGGACTTCTTAAGAGGATTCGGAAGTCATTCGCCAAGATGATCCCGAACCAGTCTCGAAAATTTCGACCATTTCACTGGCTCTTAGAATTTCCTGAGGTGTTCGCTCGCGACAACCCTGGCTTCGATGCAATGGTCGGAAACCCGCCGTTTATGGGCAACAAGTTCTGGAAGGAGAAGCTAGGAGAGGGATTCCAGACCCACGCTGAACTAGTCCTTGGGACCCGACCCGGGAAAGTTGACTTGTGTGTGCTCTTCCACCGCCGAGCTGTCGATTGCGTGCGGGAACGAGGAACATATGGCCTGATCGCCACCGACAATATCGCAGAAGGCTCTGCGCTGACTGTGGGATTGAGTGCAATCGTCAAAGCGGGAGACATCTTCTTCTCACGAAAGGGAATGGCGTGGCCAGGAACAGCCGCGGTATCTGTCTCCATAATCTGCTTTTTTAAGGGGGCGTTTCGTTCACAGAAGTTAGCCAATGGCATCTCTTGCGATTTGATCGGACCACGCCTTCATCCTGTAGAGGAGAACAATAAGGAGCCGCGAGCGCTTGATGAGGCACTGTTTAGTTTTGCAGGCATTGACAACAGCAAGGGCCTGGCATTCCTCATAGACAAAGCCAGCGACTGGTTTGTCGAACTCGACGACGAGAATGGCTCGCGGCTGGTTCCGTATATTTCTGGCGAAGACATTACGACAATGGCGTTGCAATCGACGCAGCGCTGGGCCTTAGATCTAGAAGATAGATCATTGGAAGAAATCGAAGCCGAGTTTCCCAAGGCCTTCTCGTTTTTGATGCAAGTCGTCAAGCCGACGCGAACGGCCACTCTTCTGAAGAGCTACAAGGGTTTACTGGATCGGTGGTGGCAGTTTTGGAACACACGGGCCGACCTTATGCGACGTATAAGAAAGACAGAGCGTTGTGTCGTGTTTTCAAAGAACACGACATTTCCTTTTTGCATGCTTGCGCCAACCAGGTGGATTTACACCAACAAGGTAGTATTGATCGGTCTTGAGCGCGGCGATGAGCTTGCCATTTGTCTCAGTTCCTTCTTCCGCTCTTGGCTGGAGGCTTATTCCGGTGGACGCCTCAGAGGCTGGCTGACCATCTCGATCAATGAATCAATAGCGAAGTTTCCGCTACCGATTCACCGAGTGTCTAAGACCGCAGTCGATGCCGCCGAGAAATTCAATGAATTGCTCGTTGATTGGGCGAAGCGAAATGGGGTCGGGCTCACCGCTGCCATAGGTGCCTTGCATTCGGAGGATTGCGTCGACGAGCAAATAGGGCGCCTACGAGAGCTTCTTTCGACCATCGACAATGCCGTCGCCGAAGCCTTCGAGTGGACAGATATAGATCTGACAAAAACCTTTTTTCCTTCGGACGACCCTACCACTAGCGTCCCGACGAAATACGACATCTCGCGAGATGCGAAAGCAGTCTGCCTGGATAGACTTTTGGCACTCAATCTTTCGCAAGAACGGGCGGCCTGA
- the drmD gene encoding DISARM system SNF2-like helicase DrmD, translating into MATSVETIEPAHVRSAPEAGQLVEVRRRQWIVADIDASKPSTGIAAPQHWVTLASIDEDSLGETLEVVWELEPGAHIIEKAGLPAIVGRDDTETLDAFLDAVLWGAATNADRGFLQAPFRSGVSIEDFQLDPLVRAIDMARVNLLIADDVGLGKTIEAGLVVQELLLRHRARTVLVVCPASLQEKWRVEMIEKFGLEFRIVDTEYVKELRRARGIHANPWTSFPRLIASVDWLKSGDPLRTMRDILPVRAGYPRKFDVLIVDEAHNVAPAGSAHYALESQRTLLIRKIAPHFQHRLFLTATPHNGYTQSFTSLLELLDDQRFSRNILPDDKQLTQVMVRRLKADLVDKDGKALYPKRKLQALSVPFTADEREIHRLLDRYAKSREKDGRQAGNAGTDFVNGLLKKRLFSSPAAFSSTLETHFATLEGKRTEVAPDAMADRILRKAVLKAEEDYADDAEVEAAHTEAIDELSRYAPPLSDEQRKMLERLRVWAQDASHKPDSKATAIVAWIEANLKTDGQWNDRRVILFTEYRTTHRWLQEILAARGYGGDRLGIIHGGMDHDEREKVKAAFQTNPADSAIRILLATDAASEGIDLQNYCDSLIHVEIPYNPNVMEQRNGRIDRHGQKSPEVLIWHPVDGGAAVGDTLGGHSDDIIRALTKLEAMRQDMGSVNPVIAPQMAGLIEGSRRELDTREAEARAARTRRFVRTETQLKDRIARLHERLQETEKEFHLSASRIYAAVKTALALENKPPLEIVELKGAPHGTVFIMPAFSGTWARCLEGLAHPHTGRIRPVTFDHDVAKGRDDVVLLHLNHVLVQMSLRLLRAEVWAQSDVKKLHRVDIRYLPADKIDDLAVVVVSRLVVTGGNHHRLHEELTLSGGYLRDASFARETRVTRVADWLDEAVSDAASQRLFDGLKRRFEKHREAVLQAVEARSRDRLRNLENTLELRKQQEISNIGAVLDELAKAIEAELKKEEEPEQLALFSEDERLQVRRDAEALRARLARIPSERAEEIKAIEARFDAYDVRTFPVAVIFLVPEAHTWRTDA; encoded by the coding sequence ATGGCGACGTCCGTCGAAACGATCGAACCAGCGCACGTCCGGAGCGCGCCAGAAGCGGGTCAGCTCGTCGAGGTCAGACGGCGTCAGTGGATCGTCGCCGACATCGACGCTTCGAAACCGTCGACAGGCATTGCCGCTCCTCAGCATTGGGTGACGCTGGCATCGATCGACGAGGACAGTCTCGGCGAGACGCTCGAAGTCGTCTGGGAGCTGGAACCGGGCGCGCACATCATCGAAAAGGCTGGTCTGCCCGCCATCGTGGGGCGCGACGATACGGAAACGCTCGACGCGTTTTTGGATGCCGTTCTCTGGGGCGCCGCGACCAACGCAGACCGCGGTTTCCTGCAAGCGCCGTTCCGCAGCGGCGTCAGCATCGAGGATTTCCAGCTCGATCCTTTGGTCCGCGCCATCGATATGGCGCGCGTCAATCTTCTGATCGCGGACGACGTCGGTCTCGGTAAGACCATCGAAGCGGGTCTCGTCGTTCAAGAGTTGCTTTTGAGGCACCGCGCGCGGACCGTGCTGGTGGTCTGTCCAGCGTCGCTTCAGGAGAAGTGGCGTGTCGAGATGATCGAAAAATTCGGTCTCGAATTCAGGATCGTCGATACGGAATACGTCAAAGAATTGCGCCGCGCGCGTGGAATTCACGCCAATCCGTGGACGTCGTTTCCACGATTGATCGCTTCCGTCGATTGGCTGAAAAGCGGCGATCCCCTGCGGACGATGCGGGACATTCTCCCGGTTCGCGCGGGATACCCGAGAAAGTTCGACGTCTTGATCGTCGACGAAGCGCACAACGTCGCGCCAGCGGGGTCGGCCCACTACGCTCTGGAAAGCCAGCGAACGCTTCTGATCCGGAAGATCGCACCGCATTTCCAGCATCGGCTGTTTCTCACCGCGACGCCCCACAACGGCTACACGCAATCGTTCACTTCCCTGCTCGAACTTTTGGATGACCAGCGCTTTTCGCGGAACATTCTCCCGGACGATAAGCAACTCACTCAAGTCATGGTCCGCCGGCTGAAGGCCGACTTGGTGGATAAGGACGGGAAGGCTCTTTACCCCAAGCGAAAGCTCCAAGCCTTGTCCGTTCCTTTCACGGCAGATGAACGTGAGATACACCGTCTCTTAGATCGATATGCCAAAAGCCGCGAGAAGGATGGCCGCCAGGCCGGAAACGCCGGAACCGATTTCGTCAACGGCCTCCTCAAGAAACGCTTGTTTTCGTCGCCGGCTGCGTTTTCGTCGACGCTTGAAACGCATTTCGCGACGCTCGAAGGAAAGCGAACGGAAGTCGCGCCGGATGCAATGGCGGATCGCATCCTTCGAAAAGCGGTATTGAAGGCCGAAGAAGACTATGCCGACGATGCCGAAGTCGAAGCGGCCCACACCGAGGCTATAGATGAATTATCGCGTTATGCCCCGCCGCTATCCGACGAGCAGCGCAAGATGCTCGAACGACTGCGTGTCTGGGCGCAGGATGCTTCGCACAAGCCGGATTCCAAAGCGACTGCCATCGTCGCATGGATAGAAGCGAACCTGAAGACCGACGGTCAGTGGAACGACCGCCGCGTGATCTTGTTCACGGAATACAGGACGACGCATCGTTGGCTGCAAGAAATACTTGCGGCACGGGGCTATGGCGGCGACCGATTGGGCATCATCCACGGTGGCATGGACCACGACGAGCGAGAAAAGGTCAAAGCCGCTTTCCAAACCAATCCCGCGGATTCGGCGATCCGAATCCTTCTCGCGACCGATGCCGCGTCGGAAGGCATCGACTTGCAGAATTATTGCGACAGCCTAATTCATGTGGAGATTCCCTACAATCCTAACGTCATGGAGCAGCGGAACGGCCGTATCGACCGCCATGGTCAAAAATCGCCCGAAGTGCTGATTTGGCATCCGGTCGATGGCGGAGCGGCCGTCGGAGACACCCTCGGCGGGCATAGTGACGACATCATCCGCGCTTTGACGAAATTGGAAGCGATGCGGCAGGACATGGGAAGCGTAAACCCCGTAATCGCTCCACAAATGGCGGGCCTGATCGAAGGGTCGCGGCGCGAACTCGATACCCGTGAAGCCGAAGCGCGCGCGGCCAGGACGCGACGCTTCGTCCGCACGGAGACGCAGCTCAAAGATCGCATTGCGCGTCTACACGAACGTTTGCAGGAGACGGAAAAGGAATTCCATCTCTCGGCGAGCCGCATCTACGCGGCGGTCAAGACAGCCCTTGCGCTCGAGAACAAACCTCCGCTCGAAATCGTCGAGCTGAAAGGCGCCCCGCACGGTACCGTGTTCATAATGCCCGCATTCAGCGGGACTTGGGCACGGTGCCTCGAAGGATTGGCCCATCCCCACACAGGCAGAATACGCCCGGTGACGTTCGATCACGATGTCGCGAAGGGCCGCGACGACGTTGTCTTGCTGCATCTCAACCACGTCCTGGTGCAGATGAGTCTGCGCTTGCTGAGAGCCGAGGTTTGGGCGCAGAGCGACGTAAAGAAACTTCATCGCGTCGACATTCGATACTTGCCCGCCGACAAGATCGACGATCTCGCGGTCGTGGTCGTTTCTCGTTTAGTCGTGACAGGCGGAAATCACCATCGGTTGCACGAGGAGCTGACCCTGTCGGGTGGCTATCTGCGAGACGCTTCGTTCGCCCGCGAAACCCGTGTGACCCGCGTTGCCGACTGGTTGGATGAGGCCGTCTCGGATGCCGCCAGCCAACGCTTGTTCGATGGCTTGAAGCGGCGCTTCGAGAAACATCGCGAGGCCGTTTTGCAGGCGGTCGAAGCGCGATCGCGCGATCGTCTCAGAAATCTCGAAAATACCCTGGAGCTCAGGAAACAACAGGAGATATCGAATATCGGAGCAGTTCTCGACGAGTTGGCCAAAGCGATCGAAGCCGAATTGAAGAAGGAGGAAGAGCCGGAACAGCTCGCTTTGTTTTCGGAAGACGAGCGTTTGCAGGTTCGTCGCGATGCCGAAGCGTTGCGCGCGCGTTTGGCTCGCATCCCGTCGGAGCGCGCGGAGGAAATCAAGGCCATCGAGGCGCGGTTCGACGCGTACGACGTCCGTACTTTCCCGGTCGCGGTGATCTTCCTCGTTCCGGAAGCGCATACGTGGAGGACGGACGCGTGA
- a CDS encoding DNA cytosine methyltransferase: MGRSASGRRSGAANGHKSSEVTAVDLFCGVGGLTRGLEKSGIAVRLGVDIDPNCEYPYTANNGAKFLLKSVTELTAKDLDQGKIQTGYKLLAGCAPCQPFSTYRQKTGAADDRWKLLDHFGRLARETKPDLITMENVPNLEKQSIFRDFVAALKKMEYHVSYEVVDCSEFGVPQQRRRLVLLASKLGPIELVRPKSKKARTVRQAIGRLPRIEAGGVHLKDPLHQSCELSELNLKRIRASKPGGTWRDWDRELVAACHRRKTGKTYPGVYGRMVWDEPAPTMTTQYYAFGSGRFGHPSQARGISLREGALLQSFPRDYKFVKKGQPIFRKTVGRLIGNAVPVKLGEAIGRSIIAHVRSRRDPKKAA, encoded by the coding sequence ATGGGGCGGAGCGCATCGGGCAGGCGGTCGGGGGCCGCAAATGGTCATAAGTCGAGCGAGGTAACTGCGGTCGATTTGTTTTGCGGCGTTGGCGGATTGACGCGGGGATTGGAAAAGTCAGGGATTGCTGTTCGTCTCGGCGTCGACATCGACCCAAACTGTGAATATCCGTATACGGCGAACAACGGCGCCAAGTTTCTTCTGAAATCCGTTACCGAATTGACGGCCAAAGACCTCGATCAGGGCAAGATTCAAACGGGCTACAAGCTGCTGGCCGGCTGCGCACCTTGCCAACCCTTCTCCACCTATCGTCAGAAGACGGGCGCCGCGGACGACCGCTGGAAGCTGCTCGACCATTTCGGCAGGTTGGCGCGGGAAACAAAGCCAGATCTCATCACGATGGAGAATGTACCGAATCTCGAAAAACAATCGATCTTCCGTGATTTCGTCGCTGCGCTTAAGAAAATGGAATATCACGTCTCCTACGAAGTCGTTGATTGTTCGGAGTTCGGGGTGCCGCAACAACGGCGCCGCCTCGTCCTGCTGGCCTCGAAACTTGGCCCCATTGAGCTTGTGCGACCGAAATCCAAGAAGGCCAGGACGGTGCGCCAGGCGATCGGCCGGCTGCCCCGGATCGAAGCCGGTGGCGTCCACCTGAAAGATCCCTTGCACCAATCCTGCGAGCTGTCGGAACTCAATCTTAAGCGTATTCGCGCGTCAAAGCCCGGCGGTACCTGGCGCGACTGGGACCGGGAACTCGTCGCCGCTTGTCACCGACGCAAGACGGGAAAAACGTACCCAGGAGTTTATGGCCGGATGGTCTGGGACGAACCCGCACCGACAATGACAACGCAGTATTACGCCTTCGGCAGCGGGCGGTTCGGTCACCCGAGCCAAGCTCGCGGTATTTCGCTCAGGGAAGGCGCGCTTCTTCAGAGTTTTCCGCGCGACTACAAATTCGTGAAAAAAGGGCAACCGATCTTCCGCAAGACCGTTGGCCGCCTGATCGGCAACGCCGTGCCCGTGAAGCTCGGCGAGGCAATCGGAAGGTCCATTATCGCGCACGTCCGATCTCGGCGAGATCCGAAGAAAGCGGCGTGA
- a CDS encoding extracellular solute-binding protein, which produces MFEKIEAIFECENPGVNVVLISTPNATDNYYDDDDEKKKGIQFVDADVYEIDTILLSDFVNLGKIAPIELPFDDLAPETVKAVTRNSNIYGVPHWLCGNFLFYRKSDTATANVVTWEDLVDTLGKHHGTLLIDFKGHSTLGEWYITALSAMIGMDAAQRQILNKQPVDPSAIAHLQKILSACAVGYCRSQALHNNTGFYARAFVRGQARAYIGYSETIYYGLRDAADNCLPTSGCMAEDDIAVRALPRFGANKAETGVGWVDALAIDAKLNGAKKDLAQQFIRRVVSEDIYIAMLGPEWPYRSRYLLPARTSVRIPDAPLYAQLFKAHADRGTGTAPRLNRALRDIAQTVNCALTMDRNDQDNAACSKN; this is translated from the coding sequence TTGTTCGAAAAGATCGAAGCCATCTTTGAGTGCGAAAACCCTGGAGTGAACGTCGTCCTAATTTCGACCCCCAACGCGACCGACAACTATTACGATGACGATGATGAAAAGAAGAAGGGCATTCAGTTTGTCGATGCCGATGTATATGAAATCGATACCATTTTGTTATCCGATTTCGTGAATCTGGGAAAAATCGCGCCAATCGAGCTGCCGTTCGATGATTTAGCTCCAGAAACAGTCAAGGCAGTCACACGCAATTCAAATATCTACGGCGTCCCGCATTGGCTGTGCGGCAACTTTCTGTTTTATCGCAAGTCAGACACGGCAACAGCGAACGTCGTCACGTGGGAGGATTTGGTCGATACTCTTGGCAAGCATCATGGAACACTGTTGATCGATTTCAAGGGTCACTCGACGCTGGGCGAATGGTACATTACGGCACTATCGGCCATGATCGGAATGGACGCTGCCCAGCGCCAAATCCTCAACAAGCAGCCGGTCGATCCGAGTGCGATTGCCCACCTGCAAAAGATCCTCTCGGCCTGCGCCGTCGGGTATTGTCGCAGCCAGGCACTCCACAACAATACAGGCTTCTACGCGCGCGCATTTGTCCGCGGGCAGGCCCGCGCCTACATCGGCTATTCGGAAACGATCTATTATGGGTTGCGTGACGCAGCTGACAATTGCCTCCCGACTTCCGGCTGCATGGCGGAGGACGATATTGCGGTGCGAGCGCTACCTCGGTTTGGCGCCAACAAGGCCGAGACGGGAGTGGGCTGGGTCGATGCGTTGGCAATCGACGCTAAGCTGAACGGCGCGAAGAAAGATCTGGCTCAACAATTCATTCGCCGGGTCGTCTCCGAGGATATTTACATCGCGATGTTGGGGCCGGAGTGGCCCTATCGGTCGCGCTACCTCCTTCCGGCACGAACGAGTGTTCGAATCCCTGACGCTCCGCTCTACGCGCAATTGTTTAAAGCCCATGCAGACCGTGGCACTGGGACTGCGCCGCGCCTCAATAGAGCGTTGCGTGATATCGCCCAAACCGTCAATTGCGCGCTTACGATGGACCGCAACGACCAGGATAACGCTGCTTGCAGCAAAAATTAG